Proteins encoded in a region of the Eulemur rufifrons isolate Redbay chromosome 15, OSU_ERuf_1, whole genome shotgun sequence genome:
- the OR2H2 gene encoding olfactory receptor 2H2, producing the protein MLVSLWGPNKTIGFLGCSVQLFIFLSLGTTECVLLSVMAFDRYVAVCQPLRYATIIHPRLCRQLASVAWVTGLVESVVQTPPTLRLPFCPHRQVDDFVCEVPSLIRLSCGDTSYSEIQMAVASVLILIVPLSLILVSYGAVARAVLRINSAKGRRKAFGTCSSHLTVVILFYSSVIAVYLQPRNPYAQERGKFFGLFYAVGTPSLNPLEYTLRNKEVKRAFGRLLGKDGDSREN; encoded by the coding sequence ATGCTGGTCAGCCTCTGGGGCCCAAACAAGACCATCGGCTTCCTGGGCTGCTCTGTCCAGCTCTTCATCTTCCTGTCCCTGGGGACCACTGAGTGCGTCCTCCTGTCAGTGATGGCCTTTGACCGCTATGTGGCTGTCTGCCAGCCCCTCCGCTACGCCACCATCATCCACCCCCGCCTGTGCCGGCAGCTGGCATCTGTGGCCTGGGTCACTGGGCTGGTGGAGTCAGTGGTTCAGACACCACCCACCCTCCGCCTGCCCTTCTGCCCCCACCGGCAAGTGGATGATTTTGTCTGCGAGGTCCCTTCTCTAATTCGACTCTCCTGTGGAGACACCTCCTACAGTGAGATCCAGATGGCTGTTGCCAGTGTCCTGATCTTGATTGTGCCCCTCAGCCTCATCCTCGTCTCTTACGGTGCCGTTGCCCGGGCAGTGCTGAGGATTAACTCTGcaaaagggaggaggaaagctTTTGGAACCTGCTCCTCCCATCTCACGGTTGTCATCCTCTTCTACAGCTCAGTCATTGCTGTCTACCTCCAGCCCAGAAATCCCTATGCCCAAGAGAGGGGCAAGTTCTTTGGTCTCTTCTATGCAGTGGGCACTCCTTCACTTAACCCTCTCGAATACACCCTGCGCAACAAGGAGGTGAAGAGGGCATTCGGGAGGTTGCTGGGGAAAGACGGGGACTCCAGGGAGAACTGA
- the GABBR1 gene encoding gamma-aminobutyric acid type B receptor subunit 1 isoform X2 — protein sequence MLGERRKCDPGQATKYLYELLYNDPIKIILMPGCSSVSTLVAEAARMWNLIVLSYGSSSPALSNRQRFPTFFRTHPSATLHNPTRVKLFEKWGWKKIATIQQTTEVFTSTLDDLEERVKEAGIEITFRQSFFSDPAVPVKNLKRQDARIIVGLFYETEARKVFCEVYKERLFGKKYVWFLIGWYADNWFKIYDPSINCTVDEMTQAVEGHITTEIVMLNPANTRSISNMTSQEFVEKLTKRLKRHPEETGGFQEAPLAYDAIWALALALNKTSGAGGRSGVRLEDFNYNNQTITDQIYRAMNSSSFEGVSGHVVFDASGSRMAWTLIEQLQGGSYKKIGYYDSTKDDLSWSRTDKWIGGSPPADQTLVIKTFRFLSQKLFISVSVLSSLGIVLAVVCLSFNIYNSHVRYIQNSQPNLNNLTAVGCSLALAAVFPLGLDGYHIGRNQFPFVCQARLWLLGLGFSLGYGSMFTKIWWVHTVFTKKEEKKEWRKTLEPWKLYATVGLLVGMDVLTLAIWQIVDPLHRTIETFAKEEPKEDIDVSILPQLEHCSSKKMNTWLGIFYGYKGLLLLLGIFLAYETKSVSTEKINDHRAVGMAIYNVAVLCLITAPVTMILSSQQDAAFAFASLAIVFSSYITLVVLFVPKMRRLITRGEWQSEAQDTMKTGSSTNNNEEEKSRLLEKENRELEKIIAEKEERVSELRHQLQSRQQLRSRRHPPTPPDPSGGLPRGPPEPPDRLSCDGSRVHLLYK from the exons ATGCTGGGAGAGCGCAGGAAG TGTGACCCAGGCCAAGCCACCAAGTACCTGTATGAGCTGCTCTACAACGACCCGATCAAAATCATCCTTATGCCTGGCTGCAGCTCTGTGTCCACGCTGGTGGCCGAGGCTGCCAGGATGTGGAACCTCATTGTG CTTTCCTACGGCTCCAGCTCACCAGCCCTGTCGAACCGGCAGCGTTTCCCCACATTCTTCCGAACGCATCCATCGGCCACACTGCACAACCCCACCCGTGTGAAGCTCTTTGAGAAGTGGGGCTGGAAGAAGATTGCCACCATCCAGCAGACCACGGAGGTCTTCACTTCG ACTCTGGACGACCTGGAGGAACGAGTGAAGGAGGCTGGGATCGAGATTACTTTCCGCCAGAGTTTCTTCTCAGATCCAGCTGTGCCTGTCAAAAACCTTAAG CGCCAGGATGCCCGAATCATCGTGGGACTTTTCTATGAGACTGAAGCCCGGAAAGTGTTTTGTGAG GTGTACAAGGAGCGTCTCTTCGGGAAGAAGTACGTTTGGTTCCTCATCGGGTGGTACGCTGACAACTGGTTCAAGATCTATGACCCGTCTATCAACTGCACAGTGGACGAGATGACCCAGGCGGTGGAGGGGCACATCACCACCGAGATTGTCATGCTGAACCCTGCCAATACCCGCAGTATCTCCAACATG ACCTCCCAGGAATTTGTGGAGAAACTAACCAAGCGCCTGAAAAGACACCCTGAGGAGACAGGAGGCTTCCAGGAGGCACCGCTGGCCTACGATGCCATCTGGGCCTTGGCGCTGGCCCTGAACAAGACATCTGGAGCGGGTGGCCGGTCCGGAGTGCGCCTGGAGGACTTCAACTACAACAACCAGACCATCACTGACCAGATCTACCGGGCAATGAACTCCTCGTCCTTTGAGGGTGTCTCT GGCCACGTGGTGTTTGATGCCAGCGGCTCCCGGATGGCGTGGACGCTCATTGAGCAGCTGCAGG GTGGCAGCTACAAGAAGATTGGCTACTATGACAGCACCAAGGATGACCTCTCCTGGTCTAGAACGGATAAGTGGATTG GAGGGTCCCCCCCAGCTGACCAGACCCTGGTCATCAAGACATTCCGCTTCCTGTCACAGAAACTCTTTATCTCCGTCTCGgttctctccagcctgggcattgTCCTAGCTGTTGTCTGTCTGTCCTTTAACATCTACAACTCACATGTGCG TTATATCCAGAACTCACAGCCCAACCTGAACAACCTGACGGCCGTGGGCTGCTCGCTGGCGCTGGCTGCCGTCTTCCCCCTTGGCCTGGATGGCTACCACATCGGCAGGAACCAGTTCCCCTTCGTCTGCCAG GCCCGCCTCTGGCTCCTGGGCCTGGGCTTTAGTCTGGGCTACGGCTCCATGTTCACCAAGATCTGGTGGGTCCACACGGTCTTCacaaagaaggaggaaaagaaggagtgGAGGAAG ACCCTGGAGCCCTGGAAGCTGTATGCCACGGTGGGCCTGCTGGTGGGCATGGACGTCCTCACGCTCGCCATCTGGCAGATTGTGGATCCTTTGCATCGGACCATTGAG ACGTTTGCCAAGGAGGAACCGAAGGAAGACATTGACGTCTCTATCCTGCCCCAGCTGGAGCACTGCAGCTCCAAGAAGATGAACACGTGGCTCG GCATTTTCTATGGTTACaaggggctgctgctgctgctgggaatCTTTCTTGCTTATGAGACCAAGAGTGTGTCCACTGAGAAGATCAATGACCACCGAGCTGTGGGCATGGCCATCTACAACGTGGCG GTCCTGTGCCTCATCACGGCCCCTGTCACCATGATTCTGTCCAGCCAGCAGGACGCAGCCTTCGCCTTTGCCTCTCTTGCCATCGTTTTCTCCTCCTACATTACTCTGGTTGTGCTCTTTGTGCCCAAG ATGCGCAGGCTGATCACCCGAGGGGAGTGGCAGTCTGAGGCGCAGGACACCATGAAGACAGGGTCGTCCACCAACAACAATGAGGAGGAGAAGTCCCGGCTGCTGGAGAAGGAGAACCGCGAACTGGAGAAGATCATTGCCGAG AAAGAGGAGCGCGTCTCCGAACTGCGCCATCAGCTCCAGTCTCGGCAGCAGCTGCGCTCCCGGCGACACCCCCCGACGCCCCCAGACCCCTCTGGGGGCTTGCCCAGGGGGCCCCCTGAGCCCCCCGACCGGCTTAGCTGTGATGGGAGCCGAGTCCATTTGCTTTACAAGTGA